One Danio aesculapii chromosome 11, fDanAes4.1, whole genome shotgun sequence genomic region harbors:
- the LOC130237544 gene encoding insulin-like growth factor-binding protein 5, protein MMSLPHLLTLWVTIQLSVFASSSLVLGLKKFCSLCTSGELKSHRSGDEMTSMLALDEPCGVYTLPCASGLRCIPPIGDQSPLQALLQGRGVCKNSKNTISDVPPPTDYEPTTTAENNEKGPCRKLLNSVLQSIELTVIRSVQDIYIPNCDRQGSFRRKQCRSSRGMQRGHCWCVDEKGSKTSSRRRSDGSISCNSA, encoded by the exons ATGATGTCTCTGCCTCATTTACTAACTCTCTGGGTCACCATTCAACTGAGCGTTTTTGCCTCCAGCTCGCTTGTATTAGGCTTGAAAAAGTTCTGTTCGTTGTGCACCTCAGGGGAGCTCAAGAGCCACAGATCTGGAGATGAGATGACATCCATGCTGGCGTTAGATGAACCCTGCGGGGTTTATACGCTACCGTGTGCTTCAGGACTCCGTTGTATTCCTCCAATAGGAGACCAAAGTCCTCTTCAGGCGCTGCTTCAGGGACGAGGAGtatgcaaaaacagcaaaaacaccaTCTCAGATGTCCCTCCACCTACAG ACTACGAACCGACAACCACTGCAGAGAACAACGAAAAG GGTCCATGTCGCAAACTGCTGAACTCAGTGCTCCAGAGTATAGAGCTGACAGTGATTCGCTCGGTTCAGGACATTTACATCCCAAACTGTGACAGACAGGGGTCATTCAGGAGGAAACAG TGTCGCTCGTCACGAGGAATGCAAAGAGGCCACTGCTGGTGTGTCGATGAGAAAGGATCAAAGACTTCGTCCCGTAGGAGAAGCGATGGATCAATCTCCTGTAACAGCGCTTAA